The following are encoded in a window of Ricinus communis isolate WT05 ecotype wild-type chromosome 4, ASM1957865v1, whole genome shotgun sequence genomic DNA:
- the LOC107260981 gene encoding uncharacterized protein LOC107260981 has product MLRFVILQSWLLVFCLFSTTLAKPESLEERLPEASHDEDGNPMLLSQEEDEGIFLYTVQTSSYSRYVYGIRKNKTSSYHCDAWTFTATTSGTDESSFRKLEDTTIQLASQLQDKDKRIQMSETTVR; this is encoded by the exons ATGTTAAGATTTGTTATCCTACAATCATGGCTTCTCGTATTCTGCTTATTCTCCACCACTTTAGCTAAACCA GAAAGCCTTGAGGAGCGCCTACCAGAGGCATCTCACGATGAAGACGGTAATCCGATGCTACTGTCCCAGGAGGAGGATGAgggaattttcttatatacaGTTCAGACTTCCTCATATAGCAGATATGTATATGGGATAAGGAAGAATAAGACATCTTCATATCACTGTGATGCTTGGACCTTCACAGCTACCACTAGTGGGACTGACGAGTCGAGCTTTAGAAAACTTGAAGACACTACCATTCAGTTGGCGAGTCAGTTGCAAGACAAAGACAAGCGGATTCAAATGTCGGAGACCACTGTGCGCTAG